The following are from one region of the Salvia hispanica cultivar TCC Black 2014 chromosome 1, UniMelb_Shisp_WGS_1.0, whole genome shotgun sequence genome:
- the LOC125200947 gene encoding pleckstrin homology domain-containing protein 1, protein MASLWRAVVGSAEAGADDYDGVEFWGAPERAGWLTKQGEYIKTWRRRWFVLKQGKLFWFKESTVTRASRPRGVIPVADCLTVKGAEDVLHRQFAFELSTRSETMYFIADSEKEKEDWINSIGRSIVQQSRSVTDNEVLDYDSRKG, encoded by the coding sequence ATGGCAAGCCTATGGCGAGCTGTGGTTGGCTCAGCCGAAGCCGGCGCCGACGACTACGACGGCGTCGAGTTCTGGGGCGCGCCGGAGCGCGCCGGCTGGCTGACGAAGCAGGGCGAGTACATCAAGACCTGGCGCCGCCGCTGGTTCGTGCTGAAGCAGGGGAAGCTCTTCTGGTTCAAGGAGTCCACCGTCACCCGCGCCTCCCGCCCCCGCGGCGTCATCCCCGTCGCCGATTGCCTCACCGTCAAGGGCGCCGAGGACGTGCTCCATCGCCAATTCGCCTTCGAGCTCTCCACCCGGAGCGAGACGATGTACTTCATCGCCGATTccgagaaggagaaggaggaCTGGATCAACTCGATCGGCCGATCCATCGTCCAGCAGTCGAGGTCGGTTACTGATAACGAAGTTCTCGATTACGATAGCCGCAAGGGTTAG
- the LOC125201781 gene encoding 30S ribosomal protein S31, chloroplastic produces the protein MASLLLGIGAPPMAARALTIPPSLPLSKSQALLNPSSSSLSISTPSPTLPLIFCGRGDKKTARGKRFNHSFGNARPKDKKKGRGPPRVPAPPLPPRKDKYDDGEVVKIEIDESLFGN, from the exons ATGGCGTCTCTCTTGCTCGGAATCGGAGCTCCTCCAATGGCGGCCAGAGCCCTCACAATTCCCccttctctccctctctccaaATCCCAAGCCCTACTCAacccctcctcctcctccctctCCATCTCCACACCTTCCCCCACTCTTCCCCTCA TTTTCTGCGGCAGAGGGGACAAGAAAACTGCAAGGGGGAAGCGGTTCAATCACTCGTTCGGAAAT GCGAGGCCGAAGGATAAGAAGAAGGGGCGAGGGCCGCCGAGGGTGCCGGCGCCGCCGCTTCCGCCGAGGAAAGACAAGTATGACGACGGCGAGGTGGTCAAGATTGAGATTGATGAGTCTCTGTTTGGGAACTGA
- the LOC125191967 gene encoding anthranilate synthase alpha subunit 1, chloroplastic-like → MAMQMQMQALSFSQRLSPKPSPAVQRASPPSVAAVSRRSGVSLRLRAAFRCSSPRMSSLEVDEERFVEAAETGNIIPLYKCIFSDHLTPVLAYRCLVKEDDREAPSFLFESVEPGFRSSSVGRYSVLGAQPAVEVLAKENKVTILDHASGKIVERFVEDPMTVPRSISESWRPQLVDDLPDAFCGGWVGFFSYDTIRYAEKKKLPFSSAPEDDRNLPDVHLGLYDDVIVFDHVDKKAYIIHWVRLDQYSSAKKAYDEGMKRLERLVSKVQDIDSPRLAPARVDFCTPDFDLSQYKRNMTSEEYMKGVLEAKEHILAGDIFQIVLSQRFERRTFADPFEVYRALRVANPSPYMSYLQVRGCVMVASSPEILVRVNKKKVVNRPLAGTTKRGKTSAEDEMLEMNLLQDEKQCAEHIMLVDLGRNDVGKVSKPGSVKVEKLMTIERYSHVMHISSTVTGELLDHLTAWDALRAALPVGTVSGAPKVRAMELIDEFEPTRRGPYSGGFGGISFLGDMDIALTLRTIVFPTGVRYDTMYSYKDGNRRQEWIAHLQAGAGIVADSQPEDEQVECERKSAGLARAIDLAESAFVNNAAPEPATADSSPPAQVRSRELIAHNGAMVLDLESN, encoded by the exons ATGGCAATGCAAATGCAAATGCAAGCTCTATCGTTTTCGCAGCGGCTCTCTCCGAAGCCGTCGCCGGCGGTGCAGAGAGCGTCTCCGCCGTCCGTCGCTGCGGTTTCCAGAAGAAGCGGCGTCTCGCTCCGCCTCCGCGCGGCATTCCGGTGTTCTTCTCCGAGGATGAGCTCTCTAG AGGTGGATGAGGAGAGATTTGTTGAAGCGGCTGAGACTGGAAACATAATTCCGCTGTATAAATGCATATTCTCGGATCATTTGACGCCGGTGCTGGCTTACCGGTGCTTGGTAAAGGAGGACGACAGGGAGGCTCCGAGCTTCCTGTTTGAGTCTGTTGAGCCTGGATTTCGATCATCGAGTGTT GGTCGTTACAGTGTGCTTGGGGCACAACCAGCTGTGGAAGTTCTCgcaaaagagaataaagttacGATTCTGGATCACGCCTCTGGAAAGATAGTCGAGAGGTTTGTAGAGGATCCTATGACAGTTCCGAGAAGCATTTCGGAATCGTGGAGGCCGCAACTAGTCGATGACCTTCCAGATGCGTTTTGTG GTGGATGGGTTGGATTTTTCTCATATGACACAATTCGTTATGCGGAGAAGAAAAAGCTTCCTTTCTCTAGCGCTCCAGAAGATGACAGAAATCTGCCTGATGTTCATCTTGGGCTGTATGATGACGTAATTGTTTTTGATCACGTGGACAAG AAAGCATATATAATCCATTGGGTGCGCTTAGATCAATATTCATCTGCTAAAAAAGCTTACGACGAAGGAATGAAACGCTTGGAAAGATTGGTTTCAAAGGTTCAGGACATAGATTC ACCACGGCTAGCTCCAGCTCGTGTTGATTTCTGCACTCCTGATTTTGACCTTTCTCAGTACAAGAGAAACATGACAAGCGAAGAATACATGAAGGGTGTTTTAGAGGCTAAAGAGCATATTTTAGCTGGGGATATCTTTCAAATTGTTTTGAGTCAACGCTTTGAAAGAAGGACATTTGCTGACCCATTTGAAGTATACAGAGCTCTGAGAGTGGCGAATCCAAGTCCATATATGAGTTACTTGCAG GTTAGAGGTTGCGTTATGGTTGCTTCGAGCCCAGAAATTCTTGTTCGTGTAAATAAG AAAAAGGTTGTTAATCGACCTTTGGCTGGGACAACTAAACGAGGGAAGACAAGCGCTGAGGATGAAATGTTGGAGATGAACCTTTTACAGGATGAGAAGCAATGCGCCGAACATATTATGCTGGTTGATCTTGGCAGGAACGATGTTGGCAAG GTTTCAAAACCTGGTTCGGTCAAAGTGGAAAAGCTCATGACTATTGAACGATATTCCCATGTGATGCACATAAGCTCCACT GTAACTGGGGAGTTACTAGATCATCTGACGGCTTGGGATGCACTGCGTGCTGCACTTCCCGTTGGAACAGTTAGTGGAGCACCAAAG GTGAGGGCTATGGAGCTGATTGATGAATTTGAACCAACAAGGCGGGGACCATACAGCGGTGGGTTCGGAGGGATCTCCTTCCTAGGCGACATGGACATCGCGTTGACTCTGAGGACAATCGTCTTCCCCACTGGAGTCCGTTACGACACAATGTATTCGTACAAGGACGGCAACAGGCGTCAGGAATGGATAGCCCACCTCCAAGCAGGTGCTGGAATCGTGGCTGATAGCCAACCAGAGGACGAGCAAGTCGAGTGTGAACGCAAATCTGCTGGTCTGGCCAGGGCCATCGATCTGGCTGAGTCGGCTTTCGTCAACAACGCTGCCCCAGAACCAGCAACGGCGGATAGCTCTCCCCCGGCCCAGGTCCGCAGTCGGGAGTTGATTGCTCATAACGGAGCTATGGTGCTTGACTTGGAATCAAACTAG